In the genome of bacterium, one region contains:
- a CDS encoding BsuPI-related putative proteinase inhibitor, protein MHRQRRWTAVRGAAAALLAAVLVVAAAPAADTPACAPLARIEPVSGAGARPDRRTGGAADGPLRYSAAVRDDIYPAAAPVDVALTIRNAGPSAVALTFATAQRFDVVLYGENCREIWRWSRGRMFAQALGSLTIAPGNIVTYRIRWDQRDQQGRRVGRGAYEARVVFLGRRLPGAAPVVLPPLEFAVR, encoded by the coding sequence ATGCATCGGCAGCGAAGGTGGACGGCGGTGCGAGGCGCCGCGGCCGCGCTCCTAGCGGCGGTTCTTGTCGTGGCCGCGGCGCCGGCCGCCGACACGCCCGCGTGCGCGCCGCTCGCGCGGATCGAGCCCGTTTCGGGGGCGGGCGCCCGGCCCGACCGTCGCACCGGCGGCGCGGCCGACGGGCCGCTGCGATATTCGGCCGCCGTGCGCGACGACATCTACCCGGCAGCCGCGCCCGTCGACGTGGCGCTGACCATCCGCAATGCCGGACCGTCGGCGGTCGCTCTGACGTTCGCGACCGCACAGCGCTTCGACGTCGTGCTCTACGGCGAGAACTGCCGGGAGATCTGGCGATGGTCACGCGGCCGCATGTTCGCGCAGGCACTCGGGAGTTTGACGATCGCGCCGGGCAACATCGTCACGTATCGGATCCGATGGGACCAGCGCGATCAGCAGGGCCGGCGGGTCGGTCGCGGCGCGTATGAGGCGCGCGTCGTGTTTCTCGGGAGACGCTTGCCGGGCGCCGCTCCGGTGGTGCTGCCGCCGCTCGAGTTTGCGGTGCGGTGA
- a CDS encoding lytic transglycosylase domain-containing protein, whose product MLSVQSAGETVGAALCTSALRVREPRRRGRGILRTAATLLLAVVLGTSATAFAAQQPTEQPAAEPPFIGDMIDDGISRYNAGAPAHALEMFLQAAQTDPDASAPWIWAGIAATAAGKMQDAPEYFKRGLAQTHSSLQDRIIRGWLARLTVFTTAAPHPAKPGTPQAIAALARATNPRLTTAQAEWLGERLVVAAKQHQVDPWLVAAVIYVESRFNQASVSSRGATGLGQLMPHTARAAGINPRDAWGNLLGTAMTLSACIREFRDWRLALAAYNAGSTAVYRYRGIPPFAETRWYVTAVLAIYQHIRPE is encoded by the coding sequence ATGCTCAGCGTCCAATCGGCGGGGGAGACGGTCGGCGCGGCACTTTGCACCAGCGCCCTTCGCGTGCGGGAACCTCGCCGCCGCGGGCGAGGCATCCTCCGTACCGCCGCCACGCTGCTCCTCGCCGTCGTGCTCGGGACGTCCGCGACCGCCTTCGCCGCCCAACAGCCGACGGAACAGCCCGCCGCGGAGCCGCCGTTCATCGGCGATATGATCGACGACGGGATCAGCCGCTACAACGCGGGGGCGCCGGCCCACGCGCTCGAGATGTTCCTGCAGGCGGCGCAGACCGATCCGGACGCATCGGCGCCGTGGATCTGGGCCGGCATCGCGGCGACCGCCGCCGGCAAGATGCAGGACGCGCCCGAGTACTTCAAGCGCGGCCTCGCGCAGACGCACAGTTCGTTGCAGGATCGGATCATCCGCGGCTGGCTCGCGCGCCTGACGGTCTTCACGACCGCCGCACCGCATCCCGCCAAGCCCGGCACGCCACAGGCAATCGCCGCGCTCGCGCGGGCGACCAACCCGCGGCTGACGACCGCGCAGGCCGAATGGCTCGGCGAGCGGCTTGTGGTCGCGGCGAAGCAGCACCAGGTCGATCCGTGGCTCGTCGCGGCGGTGATCTACGTGGAGAGCCGCTTCAACCAGGCGTCTGTCAGCAGCCGCGGCGCGACGGGGCTCGGACAGCTGATGCCGCACACCGCGCGGGCGGCGGGCATCAACCCGCGCGACGCGTGGGGCAACCTCCTCGGCACCGCGATGACGTTGAGCGCCTGCATCCGCGAGTTCCGCGACTGGCGGCTCGCCCTCGCCGCCTACAACGCCGGCTCGACCGCCGTCTACCGCTACCGCGGCATTCCGCCGTTCGCGGAAACGCGGTGGTACGTGACCGCGGTCCTCGCGATCTACCAGCACATCCGCCCCGAGTAA